DNA sequence from the Phyllopteryx taeniolatus isolate TA_2022b chromosome 14, UOR_Ptae_1.2, whole genome shotgun sequence genome:
GAACAGTCTTATGAAATACTTTTCGTTCAGTACCTAGCGCTCGGTAAAGATTTGATCAGTCGCTTCACATTGTGTATTCAATTTGGACCGTAATAACCACAATCGTGTGTCACTGTTACAAAGTATTTTTACTGTGCAAAATCTCACACTTTCATGAGACTAGTAGCCAAACTACATACAATCTGAAAATATTTCTAGTGAAAATGATTTTGGGTAGTTagacaattttgcaaaagtaCCTTTTAGTGATTActgattaatgtacacactATCCCgcaatgtgtgtatatatatatatttgtttaaatatatgaaaaaggTTATTGCAGGCAGATAATGATTGACAGATGAACGTCATCGTCATGGGCCGGGGCGACATACATCCTTCATCGCTCACCCTCCGACCTTTGCCCTTGCGCCGTAACATTCTGTTGTTCCGCCGACTTCCTTCCTCCTGAGCACAACAACGTTGTCAAGCTCAAGGGATCGCCTTGTGAATGAATCGCATTTCTAATGAACGAATCGCATGTGGAAGAGGTCGGCTTGACCTAAAGACACGACGGGGATTAGTGATTGCTTTCAGGCTTTGGgtggcttttgtttttgttttgttgatttccttttgaaaataaatgaattttacTCATGAGTATTTGACTTATTGCCAATGATTAGCCATCAAAAGGTCATGAatgtttggaagaaaaaaaatattctaaagtcatatttttccaaatatcttTACCGTTAAGTGtctgaaatgaaatgtttttttaaaacgttgACGAACGCAAATGCATCTTcagaggtctttttttttttttttttttttgctgctgctgcttttacAAACGGTCCTTCTTTTTCGCTcgagctgtctttaccgttttATGCTACCGAAGAGAGAGCCTTATTCCGGGTACATGCcagtaaattagaatatatgtgTTGTAATTTATTGATATGACACACCTAAATAATATCTTGTGTGACAAGCCTGCAGATGTGATGTATTGTTCTCAAATGAATCGTGTGAGGCTTTGCGCTATGTccctattgcattttccagctaaTAAATCACATCAATAGTCATCTGCAgacttctgttgcacaatttatttcGGTACGTCATCGCAATAAATGAGAAAATTCAAATGTAGAGAGAAGTACCCGTATGAtattgcaatacaccagagggatctttGAGCTGAAGTGCCACGATGAGGGAGCCACTCAGCAGACGGCAAAATattgagtttgctgttattccGATTGTATAAAGAGAACAGTGTCATAAGAAGTGCATTTCGATGGGCTGCGGCCATTTGCTCTGGCAATAGCATTGCCTTTGCTGTGAATGCCAAAATGttgaaatcatcagtaacttttgggaaaatgtacTAGAAGTGTTGTTATTTCAGCATGGGTGACATTTACTCGTATGAAACCAAGATTTGTCTTTTCATTTGCCGTTATTGATCAATTGATACGAGAATGACTCGATTGCAAATGAATGAAGGTTTTGGTGGAAGTTGCATGTTGTGCATGGCAACCGATTGTGAGCTAACAAAGGGGTCAAAGTTGTCATGAATCTGTGAATGTAGTCTCGCTCGGCCACGTCCGTCCACCCCAAGAACGGTCGTCGTCAagttttgaaggaaaaaagagAAGGAAGATTTCCTCCGTGTGATCACTGGAGGATGGAGCAGGGCACATGTGGCACACAAaagcagattacaaaaaaaaaaaaaaagaaggtgtgGGCTATTTAGCCTGTACTTAGCTTCTGTCGAGGCCTCCTGTCTTTTCACGACAGGAAACGCACCCCTCTGTGTTTTCTCCCCTCTTTTGCTCCGTCCCCACCTCCTCCTACTCCCGCATGCCTCACCACCCACCTCCAGATACGGGTGTCCTTCCGGGCGCCGCACCTGTCTTGACCCGTCTAGACGCGGCTGCTCTCTGTTTTGTCCTCCGGAGGAGGAGCACAGGAAAAAGACGGTGGGGTTCGCATGGAGTGGTGGGGAGATGTTGGCACAGGTTAAAAGTCAGAGTTGGAGGGGGAGGATGAAGAAACTGGAGGTCACACTGCTGACCTACAGAGCCCTGTGGTGTAACACAGCTAACACAAGGGCACTCCAAAGGACTTTTAACATTGAAGAGTGACACCATGACACCGGATTTTGAAGTTTGCTTTTACTCGAATtcatgctttttgtttgtttcactaTTTCATGAGGGTCTCCATTTGACTGGTTTGCATGCTAGATTTTTCTAACAAAGGATATCGGTAAAGAAAGCGAGAAAATAGTCCCGAACCGTTCTTTTTTTGGTCCCAGGTACCCCTCGCTCGTTCCGAGACGCACCTCGGTGAGCTCTTGGATGGGGTTTGCCGTTCCATGAGTGACTACGCCCTCCACGTGGACCCCGCCACCCGGAAAAAACGACACATGAGGTTTGCGCCGAGGAGCAGTGGCTCCACCGGGGACTTCCCTGACCTTAAAAACTTCCAGTTCGATGGACCTGAAGCTCCCAGTGCCTTGAAATTCGCAGTGAGTGCAAAAGCtgtttacattcatttttttttttttttttaggctttttAAGAAGTCCAGTTAGGTTGTGGTCGACATTTTGGACACATTTGAATAAATTAGGTTCATATAGTGCTGTAGTTTTTGATCAGGAGTTAAGTTGTCATTTGTCTCAAAGAAATACATTAGAAATGCATTTTGGGCTTAAATGTCTGCATTTGATCAATTCGACTATATGGCCGAAGGTGCTCAACTAAGTGAGCGTTGAGTACGAAGGTAGACCCCATGACTCCTCatgccaaacaaacaaaaacaggatgTGCATATCGTGGGATTAAAAGTGTCGTTTTTCAAAGGCATCCTGCGTAAATTACACATCTGCATTTACACAGTTTTGCGTCATGTTTCTTtctcatttgcaaaaaaaagattGCACTTGGATTTTCTATTCAGAATTGAGTTGAATTCAGATTTGTATGCGCAGTTTCCAGCTTGAGACTTGATTATTAATGCTTGGTAAGATTGCCATGGTATTTGTCCCGTGAACAAGTCCTCACATAAAGCTGCAAGGAAAGAAGAATCCTTGCGGCGTTCTGCTTTCACCAAGTGAATGATTTAAAGCCTAAAGCCTCATTTAAAGGGCTATATTATGTTTCATCATAATCCTTCTTTATGCAACTTTCCTCAAACTTCCTATTTGTCATAACCTTTGTCACGTCAAATGCTATATACCTCAAATAACACACATCTGTCGGATAAGATGAATTAACGTGTATCTTATCGGTTCCCAGCACCAAATGCGTTTTGTGCAGCGGTCGTTCGGTGACTTCAAATCTTGGATCGTTGTTCGTCATGAGGGATCTTCCTAAATGGGATATTCGGATATCATGAAGGCGAGGCCTTTGTAGGGGATGCAAATCAGTGTTGTTATGCAGAAATCTGATTTCCTTTTGGATGTTCCACTCCTTCATAATCACTAAACAATACCATTATATGAATTCAAAAGGCTGGAAATgggaattctttttttaagggCTTAAGTTTGGCCCACATAGTTTTTCCTGTGGGACACTTTTACACTCCCCATTCAACCTGGCTGTCACCAACACTGCTTTTGAAATTTGGCTTTAATGAGGATGGATATACTCGCAAACAAATGCAATTCACCTTtgtgaaggggggaaaaaatacaacaacaaccaaatggGAAACCATGACGACTCTGGAACTAAAAAACACATCAAGTTGAAACCCCAAATGACTTTGAAAATGTCTCCAAACCACTTGATTCACTTGGTGCATGCATTTCAAAtgtatcgattttttttttttcttcactattTGAATAACATATTGCCAATCAAAGGTATCAGACCGCTAATCCTAATGTTGTTGCGATGACTTCCGCCGTGGCCACAGTGGGTCACTCGCAGGATTTGTTTTGGCACAGTTTTGacgccagatgcccttcctgacaccgCCCACCCATTTTGCATCCGGGCTCGGGACCAGCGGCGGCCGGGTGATGTGTCGCTGACCGGTGATCGAACCCGTGTCGTCTGCGTGAAAGTCCGCGGCGCCAACAGAAATGATGTCTGTGAATCGGAACAGTCAAAATGGCTGAACAGTTGGGCAAGCAGTGGGAGAAAATGGCCACAGCCCTGCAGACAGCAGTCCTCCGTtcgtgtttgggggggggggggggggggagaaaccgtgacaatactgtgtgtgtgcgcgtacgcATGGCCACTCTGCTCTACTTTTACCTCCAGGCCAAGTCTTtcttctgttgtgttttttgttctttccgCGCAGTGTGAAACCATCGTAGAGGAGCTGGAGGATGATATCATTGCGCTTTTCAGCCAGAACACCAAGGATGCGCACAAGGAGTTATGCAACAACGTCTCAGGTACCACAGCTCCTTTGCACAAGATTTACCACGCGCATGACTCAGCTTTTTGTTTACCCGCCCATCACGACAATCCGTCCCTCTTTACTTCCAGTGGCTATTTGCTTTCAACATCAGTTATTCCTAGATTCACATTTAAATGAGCTGTAGACATGAATCTGAACATAATTAGGAAGACAAACCCTATTTTCAATTGTTTCTCTCGATGTTCATGGTGCAATTTCACCAGCGACAATTCACAATGTACATACTGTGTCATCACAGTTTCCTGTTTTAGATTCATTGCTTGTAAGTGATGAAGTACAATTACATTGAGCTTTTCAGAAGTGCTTATTTACTCAAGTGAAATCATCATTGAGTTATTTAactaataatcaaataaatgcaaTGAGCTTTGCTGTCCAGTAGTGTCCCACCCAGCATCATCTCGAATCACACATCCAACCGTCACATCGCCATTTATGCATTCATGCATATCAAACATTCGTTGTTATTTCCTGtttttactgttgttgttgttttttttgtttcagacTACTGTAAAGACACCAGTAACACAAATGAGGAgttatagtcttttttttttttgggaagtttGAAAATGGTGTGGTGTGACCAACTTTGTTTCAATGAAATGGGAAATGAGAGGtctatttaataaaatgaacttctgacaaataaaaactattttgtgaACATTTGTCTGTTTATAATTGAATCGAACAAATTGAGAACACGAATGCAGCAGGAAGTTCCATTTTGTATGTTCACTTTAAATGTGGTGGTCATATTTCGCCTGcggaagaaaatgttttacagATGACATAGTACACTAATTAATAGTAATACGTTTAGATCGTGAGCCTTAT
Encoded proteins:
- the cnpy1 gene encoding protein canopy-1 isoform X2 is translated as MGPWIIRTTVVVMLFICCYQAKRDQTLYCSACRAIVDELTHSIEQVDPKQTINIGSFRLNPDGSVKDKKVPLARSETHLGELLDGVCRSMSDYALHVDPATRKKRHMRFAPRSSGSTGDFPDLKNFQFDGPEAPSALKFACETIVEELEDDIIALFSQNTKDAHKELCNNVSDYCKDTSNTNEEL
- the cnpy1 gene encoding protein canopy-1 isoform X1; this encodes MIGQRHAMGPWIIRTTVVVMLFICCYQAKRDQTLYCSACRAIVDELTHSIEQVDPKQTINIGSFRLNPDGSVKDKKVPLARSETHLGELLDGVCRSMSDYALHVDPATRKKRHMRFAPRSSGSTGDFPDLKNFQFDGPEAPSALKFACETIVEELEDDIIALFSQNTKDAHKELCNNVSDYCKDTSNTNEEL